ATCACACCCAACAATAAGTGTAGTAAGCGCAGTTCTTGCACTTGTTCTGTGTCCGCTCTATCTCTGGAATTGGCCCTTCAACGAGTTTCTGTATTTCTTCGCATAACTTCCCTATTCTGTCTTCTTCTTCATCAGTAAGAGTAATCGTTATTTTCTTCTTTTCTTTCGGCACCAGCAGCTGTCCCTCGGCCTGAACTCCCATTTCTTTTAGCCTCAGAAGATAGAAGAGTAGCTGATCTCTTGCCCCTTCAAGTGAATACTTGGACTTCTTTATCTCGCTGACGATCGTTTTTCCCTTTTTCTCTTCGACCATGTCGAGTCTTATGTTGTCTATAGAGACATCTTTTTCTCCCCTATTCTCATAGGCTGTTTCGTGAATAAGGCGACCAATAGACATTGACGTGTTCTCCTGTTCAGGAATAATTCGATGGGCCATAAGCCAAGCTTCCCTGTGGCAATTTGAATACGAGAGTATGAGGCTTCCGTTGATGTCAATCACAGAAGAAGTTGTCTCCTTCTGGTTTAATACCCGTTTTTGGGTCATAG
The sequence above is drawn from the Mesotoga infera genome and encodes:
- the cas4 gene encoding CRISPR-associated protein Cas4, which translates into the protein MIDINGSLILSYSNCHREAWLMAHRIIPEQENTSMSIGRLIHETAYENRGEKDVSIDNIRLDMVEEKKGKTIVSEIKKSKYSLEGARDQLLFYLLRLKEMGVQAEGQLLVPKEKKKITITLTDEEEDRIGKLCEEIQKLVEGPIPEIERTQNKCKNCAYYTYCWV